Proteins from a genomic interval of Rosa chinensis cultivar Old Blush chromosome 2, RchiOBHm-V2, whole genome shotgun sequence:
- the LOC112184455 gene encoding 60S ribosomal protein L7-2: protein MSEEVAQPLATVPEIILKKRKSNEELALRRKEQLEQRKFRLNKNKQELSRNLRTLSKSSLQGILFFPLTTLIFPILLKETSIRDNEPPASLVIRIQGKNDMHPAVRKNLYSLNLRKIFNAVFVRADEAMLEKLQRVEPYVTYGYPSLKNVKELIYKKGYAKIGKQRVPLTDNNLMKRYLNALGKSNIICIEDIVHEIASTGKYFKEAASFLWPFTLNKPEVGLKGVKARYLDGGDSGNREDKINDLISKMN from the exons ATGAGTGAAGAGGTGGCGCAGCCGTTGGCAACCGTGCCGGAGATAAtattgaagaagaggaaaagtaATGAGGAATTGGCTTTGAGGAGGAAGGAGCAATTGGAGCAGAGGAAGTTTCGCCTTAACAAGAACAAGCAAGAGTTATCAAGAAACCTGAGGACTTTGTCAAAGAGTTCGCTACAGGGTATCCTTTTCTTCCCTCTCACTACTCTAATCTTTCCTATTCTCCT AAAAGAGACCAGCATTAGAGACAACGAACCCCCAGCTTCTTTGGTCATTCGCATACAGGG GAAAAATGACATGCATCCTGCTGTTAGGAAGAACTTATACAGCCTAAACTTGAGGAAAATCTTCAACGCTGTTTTCGTGAGAGCAGATGAAGCAATGTTAGAAAAGTTGCAGAGGGTGGAGCCTTATGTTACCTATGG GTATCCTAGCCTTAAGAATGTGAAGGAGTTGATTTACAAGaaaggttatgcaaagataggCAAGCAAAGAGTTCCTTTGACGGACAACAACTTGATGAAGAGGTATTTGAAT GCACTGGGGAAGTCTAATATCATATGCATAGAAGATATAGTGCATGAAATTGCTTCTACTGGTAAATATTTTAAGGAGGCTGCCAGCTTTCTATGGCCCTTTACACTCAACAAGCCAGAAGTAGGATTGAAAGGAGTAAAAGCACGTTACCTAGATGGTGGAGACTCTGGTAATCGGGAGGATAAAATCAATGATCTGATTAGCAAGATGAATTAG
- the LOC112190566 gene encoding Golgi SNAP receptor complex member 1-1 — MDVPSSWDALRKQARKLEAQLDEQMNSYRKFVSAKGSVKFDAADNDLESGIDRLLKQLQQVNLQMQAWVSSGGSEMVSHTLTRHQEILQDLTQEFYRLRSSLRAKQEHASLLEDFREFDRTRVDLEAGGDSAGNALLKEHASVSRSTGQMDTVISQAQATLGALVLQRSTFGGINSKLSNIGSRLPTVSHILSAIKRKKSMDTIILSLVASVCTFLIFIYWLTK; from the exons ATGGATGTTCCAAGCTCATGGGACGCGCTTCGCAAACAG GCTAGGAAACTTGAAGCTCAGTTGGATGAACAGATGAATTCTTATCGTAAGTTTGTCTCTGCAAAGggttctgtcaaatttgatgCTGCTGATAATGATCTTGAATCTGGGATAGATCGACTAttaaagcaactccaacaaGTAAATTTACAGATGCAAGCATGGGTATCATCAGGAGGATCAGAAATGGTTTCTCATACCTTGACTAGACATCAAGAGATTCTTCAAGATCTCACTCAG GAATTTTATCGTCTCCGCTCCAGCCTTAGAGCTAAGCAGGAGCACGCTTCACTACTTGAGGATTTTAGGGAGTTTGATCGAACAAGAGTTGACTTGGAAGCTGGTGGAGATTCTGCAGGAAACGCTCTCCTGAAAGAACATGCTTCTGTTAGCCGAAGTACAGGACAG ATGGATACTGTGATCTCTCAAGCTCAAGCAACTCTGGGTGCACTTGTCCTTCAACGTTCAACATTTGGCGGTATTAACTCAAAGCTCAGCAACATTGGCAGCCGCCTCCCAACG GTAAGTCACATCCTTTCTGCAATAAAGCGTAAAAAGTCTATGGATACCATCATTCTTTCACTTGTCGCATCAGTGTGCACATTTCTCATATTTATCTACTGGTTGACAAAGTGA
- the LOC112190011 gene encoding zinc finger protein 1: MKPQASDYPQSENSSLKVSIMETQSQKPQKQPVPEDTNQQLPQQAPKPADIVLDLSLISNKISDQRLNTELNLIDCVDLNMCSETSTDDPKGTSHEPRIFSCNYCQRKFYSSQALGGHQNAHKRERTLAKKAVAHKIGAVSDNFRLLSHRFSSMASLPLHGSFNNRSLGIQVHSTIHKPSWYQSSLYGHNGNFLRHPIDQQPAIGRLAAAGSMSSSSSSGGGMGRFETSTARKFFPVAERIGRFWWNSSVSHLKTTQDHELQKLDLSLKL; encoded by the coding sequence ATGAAGCCTCAAGCTTCTGACTACCCTCAGTCTGAAAATTCAAGCCTCAAAGTCTCAATAATGGAAACCCAAAGCCAAAAGCCACAAAAACAACCAGTACCAGAAGATACTAATCAACAACTCCCACAACAAGCTCCAAAACCTGCAGATATTGTCTTGGATCTAAGCCTCATATCCAACAAAATATCCGATCAGAGGTTGAATACCGAACTCAATCTCATCGACTGCGTCGATTTGAATATGTGTTCCGAGACTAGTACTGATGATCCTAAAGGTACTAGTCATGAGCCTAGAATTTTCTCCTGCAATTATTGTCAAAGAAAGTTTTACAGTTCCCAAGCACTTGGAGGGCACCAAAATGCTcacaagagagagagaacactGGCAAAAAAAGCAGTGGCACACAAGATTGGTGCAGTCTCAGATAACTTTAGGCTTCTCTCACACAGATTCTCTAGCATGGCTTCTCTCCCTTTGCATGGCTCTTTCAATAACAGGTCACTCGGTATTCAAGTGCATTCTACAATTCACAAGCCTTCCTGGTACCAATCAAGTCTTTATGGACATAATGGCAATTTTCTGAGACACCCCATTGATCAACAACCTGCAATTGGGCGGCTTGCTGCCGCTGGATCCATGTCATCGTCTTCTTCGAGTGGTGGTGGCATGGGAAGGTTCGAGACTAGTACTGCTCGGAAGTTTTTTCCGGTGGCTGAAAGAATTGGACGTTTCTGGTGGAATAGTAGTGTTAGCCATTTGAAGACTACGCAAGATCATGAGTTGCAGAAGCTTGACTTGTCCCTCAAACTCTAA